From the Solanum lycopersicum chromosome 10, SLM_r2.1 genome, one window contains:
- the LOC101259496 gene encoding uncharacterized protein isoform X2: protein MGEGESGVCIALMSDGMMEIEKPVDVDSKCDRPRVVDGTEQDLCVEKQQCETSELVASSKGMMEIEKPVNVDSECDRQLVVDATEQELCVEKQKCETLDGVEVVAMSDGMMEIEKPVNVDSKCEREWVVEATEPELCVEKQKCETLNGVEVAIMSDGMTEIEKPVNVDSKCDRQQVEDATEQELCVEKQKSETLDGVEVTPVSDEMMEIEKPINVDSKCDRQWVVDASEQELCFEMQKFETLDAVELASMSDGMIKIEKPVNVDSKCDRQWVVDATEQELCVEMQKFETLDAVELAAMSDGMIEIEKPVNVDSKCDRQWVVDATEQELCVEMQKFETLDAVELAAMSDGMIEIEKPVNVDSKCDRKWVVDATEPERCVKKQKFETLDGVELAAMSDGMMEIEKPMNVGSKCDRQWVVDSIEPELCVEKQKFENLDAVQFASMNGGMVETEKPINVDSKSDRQWVVDATEQELCVEKQKFETLDAVELDCRATNHTTNCAPETVDGVEVECCATNCAPETVDGVETECCATNREPETIDGVELEGCARNHEPETLNTEELESGDMQLKRLNNCDVQPDVRIDLKEASNDDMLSEVSNPNLSPRENTSSFQTISSQGVDLLGNNQGGSGEITSFSSGNSSAEESVSEEEHNQVDASKAVAKSSVVLEIPKEFSTTGVRKIIFKFSKRKEDYHNASTEAAIPVTAGVDDGFSEAQAWNPLESDDRDPFLCPLNRELKMSKKVTSDAYPTNVKKLLSTGILEGARVKYISTSRKRELLGIIKDYGYLCGCSLCNFSKVLSAYEFEMHAGGKTRHPNNHIYLENGKPIYRIIQELKTAPLSQLEEVVKDVAGSSINEQYLEAWKAKLFLQHHDVASAYQYSHGKVSGMYQYKPSSVMEDGLYSAYSCIDNFPPNPRSSMETAESWKHVVKKPRCNFSNSTVEPKKPAEGGTKKRDNDLHRSLFMPNGLPDGTDLAYYSKGKKVLGGYKQGNGIVCSCCDTEISPSQFESHAGCAAKRQPYRHIYTSNGLTLHDIALMLANGQSIATNNSDDMCTICGDAGDLICCEGCPRAFHAACIGLQCTPTSGWLCSYCRDKFVPGRKTAGDAGPIMIRLTRVVKAPESESGGCVVCRTPDFSVAKFDDRTVMLCDQCEKEYHVGCLRESGRCDLKELPKDKWFCCNDCNKIYVVLQNCVLKGAEVIPASAAAAVTKKQVQKCLMDTATDDIQWRILSGKSRFPDHLPLLSSAAVIFRERFDPIVAKSGRDLIPVMVYGRNISGQEFGGMYCIVLIVKSVVVSAALLRIFGQEVAELPMVATSRANQGKGYFQALFGSIEILLSSMHVKNLVVPAAEEAKSIWTNKLGFRKMTYERYQEYSRDFTLTEFKGTSMLEKEVQQTSYEL, encoded by the exons ATGGGGGAAGGGGAAAGTGGCGTTTGTATTGCGTTAATGAGTGATGGAATGATGGAAATTGAGAAACCTGTTGATGTTGATTCGAAGTGTGATAGACCACGGGTTGTAGATGGTACTGAACAGGACTTATGTGTTGAGAAGCAGCAATGTGAAACTTCAGAATTAGTGGCATcgagtaaaggaatgatggagaTTGAGAAACCCGTAAATGTTGATTCAGAGTGTGATAGACAACTGGTTGTAGATGCTACTGAACAGGAGTTATGTGTTGAGAAGCAAAAATGTGAAACTTTAGATGGTGTAGAAGTAGTGGCAATGAGTGATGGAATGATGGAAATTGAGAAACCTGTAAATGTTGATTCAAAGTGTGAAAGAGAATGGGTTGTAGAGGCTACTGAACCAGAGCTATGTGTGGAGAAACAGAAATGTGAAACTTTAAATGGTGTAGAAGTAGCGATAATGAGTGATGGAATGACGGAGATTGAGAAACCCGTAAATGTTGATTCAAAGTGTGACAGACAACAGGTTGAAGATGCTACTGAACAGGAGTTATGTGTTGAGAAGCAGAAATCTGAAACTTTAGATGGTGTAGAAGTGACTCCAGTGAGTGATGAAATGATGGAGATTGAGAAACCCATAAATGTTGATTCAAAGTGCGACAGACAATGGGTTGTAGATGCTAGTGAACAGGAGCTATGTTTTGAGATGcagaaatttgaaactttagaTGCTGTAGAATTAGCTTCAATGAGTGATGGAATGATAAAGATTGAAAAGCCCGTGAATGTTGATTCAAAGTGTGACAGACAATGGGTTGTAGATGCTACTGAACAGGAGCTATGTGTTGAGATGcagaaatttgaaactttagaTGCTGTAGAATTAGCTGCAATGAGTGATGGAATGATAGAGATTGAAAAACCTGTGAATGTTGATTCAAAGTGTGACAGACAATGGGTTGTAGATGCTACTGAACAGGAGCTATGTGTTGAGATGcagaaatttgaaactttagaTGCTGTAGAATTAGCTGCAATGAGTGATGGAATGATAGAGATTGAAAAACCTGTGAATGTTGATTCAAAGTGTGACAGAAAATGGGTTGTAGATGCTACTGAACCAGAGCGATGTGTAAAGAAGcagaaatttgaaactttagaTGGTGTAGAATTAGCTGCAATGAGTGATGGAATGATGGAGATTGAGAAACCCATGAATGTTGGTTCAAAGTGTGACAGACAATGGGTTGTAGATTCTATTGAACCGGAGCTATGTGTTGAGAAgcagaaatttgaaaatttagatGCTGTACAATTTGCGTCAATGAATGGTGGAATGGTGGAAACTGAGAAACCCATAAATGTTGATTCTAAGAGTGACAGACAATGGGTTGTAGATGCTACTGAACAGGAGCTATGTGTTGAGAAGcagaaatttgaaactttagaTGCTGTAGAATTAGATTGTCGTGCGACTAATCACACTACGAACTGCGCACCTGAAACTGTAGATGGCGTAGAAGTAGAATGTTGTGCCACAAACTGTGCACCTGAAACTGTAGATGGTGTAGAAACAGAATGTTGTGCCACAAATCGTGAACCTGAAACTATCGATGGTGTAGAATTAGAAGGCTGTGCCAGAAATCATGAACCTGAAACTTTAAACACAGAGGAATTGGAGTCAGGTGACATGCAGCTAAAGAGGTTGAATAATTGTGATGTCCAGCCGGATGTAAGGATTGACTTGAAGGAAGCTTCGAATGATGATATGTTGTCTGAAGTTTCAAATCCAAATTTGTCTCCAAGAGAGAACACTTCAAGTTTCCAGACTATCAGTAGTCAAGGGGTGGATTTGTTGGGTAATAATCAAGGTGGTTCTGGAGAGATTACATCTTTTTCTTCGGGGAATTCAAGTGCGGAGGAGAGTGTCAGTGAGGAAGAGCATAATCAAGTTGATGCATCTAAGGCAGTTGCCAAGTCTTCTGTGGTTCTTGAAATACCGAAGGAATTTAGCACAACTGGTGTCAGGAAGATTATATTCAAGTTTAGTAAAAGGAAGGAGGATTATCATAATGCATCTACTGAGGCTGCTATACCTGTGACAGCTGGGGTTGATGATGGCTTTAGTGAAGCACAGGCATGGAATCCTTTGGAATCTGATGATAGAGATCCCTTTTTATGTCCTCTAAACAGGGAACTAAAAATGTCTAAGAAGGTCACTTCTGATGCTTACCCGACAAATGTCAAGAAGCTTCTGTCGACGGGAATTTTAGAAGGAGCACGGGTGAAGTACATTTCAACTTCTAGGAAG agggagctacttggaaTCATAAAAGATTATGGATACTTGTGTGGTTGTTCACTCTGCAATTTCTCCAAA GTTCTCAGTGCTTACGAATTTGAAATGCACGCTGGGGGCAAGACTAGACACCCGAACAATCATATTTATTTGGAGAATGGAAAACCTATTTACAGGATAATTCAGGAGTTGAAGACTGCACCACTTAGTCAACTAGAAGAAGTTGTAAAAGACGTGGCTGGTTCTTCTATTAATGAGCAATATCTCGAGGCTTGGAAAG CCAAACTCTTCCTGCAGCACCATGACGTGGCTAGTGCTTACCAATATTCTCATGGAAAAGTTTCAGGGATGTATCAGTATAAGCCAAG TTCGGTGATGGAAGATGGCCTATATTCTGCTTACTCGTGTATTGACAACTTCCCTCCAAATCCACGTAGCTCTATGGAGACTGCAGAATCATGGAAGCATGTGGTTAAAAA GCCAAGGTGCAATTTTTCCAACTCAACAGTAGAGCCAAAGAAACCTGCAGAAGGTGGCACAAAAAAAAG GGATAATGACTTGCACCGATCACTGTTCATGCCAAATGGACTTCCCGATGGTACTGATTTGGCATATTATTCTAAGGGGAAG AAAGTTCTGGGGGGCTACAAGCAGGGGAATGGCATAGTCTGCAGCTGCTGTGATACTGAG ATAAGTCCTTCCCAGTTTGAGTCTCATGCTGGATGTGCAGCTAAACGTCAACC CTACCGTCACATCTACACATCCAACGGACTTACCCTACATGATATAGCATTAATGCTGGCAAATGGTCAAAGTATTGCCACCAATAACAGCGATGATATGTGTACAATATGTGGCGATGCTGGAGATCTGATTTGCTGTGAAGGGTGTCCTCGGGCTTTTCATGCAG CTTGTATAGGTCTACAGTGTACCCCGACTAGTGGTTGGCTCTGTTCATATTGTAGAGACAAATTTGTCCCTGGTAGGAAAACTGCTGGAGATGCTGGACCAATTATGATACGGTTGACAAGAGTGGTTAAAGCTCCAGAATCTGAAAGTGGTGGATGTGTTGTTTGCAG GACCCCGGACTTCAGCGTTGCCAAATTTGATGATCGGACAGTTATGCTCTGTGATCAG TGTGAGAAGGAATACCATGTTGGGTGTCTGCGGGAAAGTGGGAGGTGTGATCTGAAA GAACTCCCGAAAGATAAATGGTTTTGTTGCAATGACTGCAATAAAATTTATGTGGTACTTCAGAATTGTGTTTTGAAGGGAGCTGAGGTCATCCCAGCTTCTGCAGCAGCTGCCGTAACTAAGAAGCAAGTCCAGAAATGTTTAATGGATACAGCTACAGATGACATTCAGTGGCGTATTTTAAGTGGGAAGAGTCGCTTCCCTGATCATCTACCTCTTCTTTCCAGTGCAGCAGTAATCTTTAGG GAGCGCTTTGATCCTATTGTTGCCAAATCTGGACGAGATCTTATACCTGTTATGGTTTATGG GAGAAACATCTCAGGTCAAGAATTTGGGGGAATGTATTGCATCGTTTTGATTGTGAA GTCAGTAGTTGTATCAGCTGCTCTTCTCAGGATTTTTGGGCAAGAGGTTGCTGAACTCCCTATGGTGGCTACAAGTAGAGCAAACCAGGGCAAA GGTTATTTCCAGGCGTTATTTGGATCTATTGAAATTCTATTATCTTCGATGCATGTTAAAAACCTGGTTGTGCCAGCTGCTGAAGAGGCTAAATCCATCTGGACAAATAAACTGGGTTTCAGAAAGATGACTTATGAACGC TATCAGGAGTATTCAAGAGACTTCACGTTGACGGAATTCAAAGGGACATCAATGTTGGAGAAGGAAGTGCAGC
- the LOC101259496 gene encoding uncharacterized protein isoform X1, producing the protein MGEGESGVCIALMSDGMMEIEKPVDVDSKCDRPRVVDGTEQDLCVEKQQCETSELVASSKGMMEIEKPVNVDSECDRQLVVDATEQELCVEKQKCETLDGVEVVAMSDGMMEIEKPVNVDSKCEREWVVEATEPELCVEKQKCETLNGVEVAIMSDGMTEIEKPVNVDSKCDRQQVEDATEQELCVEKQKSETLDGVEVTPVSDEMMEIEKPINVDSKCDRQWVVDASEQELCFEMQKFETLDAVELASMSDGMIKIEKPVNVDSKCDRQWVVDATEQELCVEMQKFETLDAVELAAMSDGMIEIEKPVNVDSKCDRQWVVDATEQELCVEMQKFETLDAVELAAMSDGMIEIEKPVNVDSKCDRKWVVDATEPERCVKKQKFETLDGVELAAMSDGMMEIEKPMNVGSKCDRQWVVDSIEPELCVEKQKFENLDAVQFASMNGGMVETEKPINVDSKSDRQWVVDATEQELCVEKQKFETLDAVELDCRATNHTTNCAPETVDGVEVECCATNCAPETVDGVETECCATNREPETIDGVELEGCARNHEPETLNTEELESGDMQLKRLNNCDVQPDVRIDLKEASNDDMLSEVSNPNLSPRENTSSFQTISSQGVDLLGNNQGGSGEITSFSSGNSSAEESVSEEEHNQVDASKAVAKSSVVLEIPKEFSTTGVRKIIFKFSKRKEDYHNASTEAAIPVTAGVDDGFSEAQAWNPLESDDRDPFLCPLNRELKMSKKVTSDAYPTNVKKLLSTGILEGARVKYISTSRKRELLGIIKDYGYLCGCSLCNFSKVLSAYEFEMHAGGKTRHPNNHIYLENGKPIYRIIQELKTAPLSQLEEVVKDVAGSSINEQYLEAWKAKLFLQHHDVASAYQYSHGKVSGMYQYKPSDCSSVMEDGLYSAYSCIDNFPPNPRSSMETAESWKHVVKKPRCNFSNSTVEPKKPAEGGTKKRDNDLHRSLFMPNGLPDGTDLAYYSKGKKVLGGYKQGNGIVCSCCDTEISPSQFESHAGCAAKRQPYRHIYTSNGLTLHDIALMLANGQSIATNNSDDMCTICGDAGDLICCEGCPRAFHAACIGLQCTPTSGWLCSYCRDKFVPGRKTAGDAGPIMIRLTRVVKAPESESGGCVVCRTPDFSVAKFDDRTVMLCDQCEKEYHVGCLRESGRCDLKELPKDKWFCCNDCNKIYVVLQNCVLKGAEVIPASAAAAVTKKQVQKCLMDTATDDIQWRILSGKSRFPDHLPLLSSAAVIFRERFDPIVAKSGRDLIPVMVYGRNISGQEFGGMYCIVLIVKSVVVSAALLRIFGQEVAELPMVATSRANQGKGYFQALFGSIEILLSSMHVKNLVVPAAEEAKSIWTNKLGFRKMTYERYQEYSRDFTLTEFKGTSMLEKEVQQTSYEL; encoded by the exons ATGGGGGAAGGGGAAAGTGGCGTTTGTATTGCGTTAATGAGTGATGGAATGATGGAAATTGAGAAACCTGTTGATGTTGATTCGAAGTGTGATAGACCACGGGTTGTAGATGGTACTGAACAGGACTTATGTGTTGAGAAGCAGCAATGTGAAACTTCAGAATTAGTGGCATcgagtaaaggaatgatggagaTTGAGAAACCCGTAAATGTTGATTCAGAGTGTGATAGACAACTGGTTGTAGATGCTACTGAACAGGAGTTATGTGTTGAGAAGCAAAAATGTGAAACTTTAGATGGTGTAGAAGTAGTGGCAATGAGTGATGGAATGATGGAAATTGAGAAACCTGTAAATGTTGATTCAAAGTGTGAAAGAGAATGGGTTGTAGAGGCTACTGAACCAGAGCTATGTGTGGAGAAACAGAAATGTGAAACTTTAAATGGTGTAGAAGTAGCGATAATGAGTGATGGAATGACGGAGATTGAGAAACCCGTAAATGTTGATTCAAAGTGTGACAGACAACAGGTTGAAGATGCTACTGAACAGGAGTTATGTGTTGAGAAGCAGAAATCTGAAACTTTAGATGGTGTAGAAGTGACTCCAGTGAGTGATGAAATGATGGAGATTGAGAAACCCATAAATGTTGATTCAAAGTGCGACAGACAATGGGTTGTAGATGCTAGTGAACAGGAGCTATGTTTTGAGATGcagaaatttgaaactttagaTGCTGTAGAATTAGCTTCAATGAGTGATGGAATGATAAAGATTGAAAAGCCCGTGAATGTTGATTCAAAGTGTGACAGACAATGGGTTGTAGATGCTACTGAACAGGAGCTATGTGTTGAGATGcagaaatttgaaactttagaTGCTGTAGAATTAGCTGCAATGAGTGATGGAATGATAGAGATTGAAAAACCTGTGAATGTTGATTCAAAGTGTGACAGACAATGGGTTGTAGATGCTACTGAACAGGAGCTATGTGTTGAGATGcagaaatttgaaactttagaTGCTGTAGAATTAGCTGCAATGAGTGATGGAATGATAGAGATTGAAAAACCTGTGAATGTTGATTCAAAGTGTGACAGAAAATGGGTTGTAGATGCTACTGAACCAGAGCGATGTGTAAAGAAGcagaaatttgaaactttagaTGGTGTAGAATTAGCTGCAATGAGTGATGGAATGATGGAGATTGAGAAACCCATGAATGTTGGTTCAAAGTGTGACAGACAATGGGTTGTAGATTCTATTGAACCGGAGCTATGTGTTGAGAAgcagaaatttgaaaatttagatGCTGTACAATTTGCGTCAATGAATGGTGGAATGGTGGAAACTGAGAAACCCATAAATGTTGATTCTAAGAGTGACAGACAATGGGTTGTAGATGCTACTGAACAGGAGCTATGTGTTGAGAAGcagaaatttgaaactttagaTGCTGTAGAATTAGATTGTCGTGCGACTAATCACACTACGAACTGCGCACCTGAAACTGTAGATGGCGTAGAAGTAGAATGTTGTGCCACAAACTGTGCACCTGAAACTGTAGATGGTGTAGAAACAGAATGTTGTGCCACAAATCGTGAACCTGAAACTATCGATGGTGTAGAATTAGAAGGCTGTGCCAGAAATCATGAACCTGAAACTTTAAACACAGAGGAATTGGAGTCAGGTGACATGCAGCTAAAGAGGTTGAATAATTGTGATGTCCAGCCGGATGTAAGGATTGACTTGAAGGAAGCTTCGAATGATGATATGTTGTCTGAAGTTTCAAATCCAAATTTGTCTCCAAGAGAGAACACTTCAAGTTTCCAGACTATCAGTAGTCAAGGGGTGGATTTGTTGGGTAATAATCAAGGTGGTTCTGGAGAGATTACATCTTTTTCTTCGGGGAATTCAAGTGCGGAGGAGAGTGTCAGTGAGGAAGAGCATAATCAAGTTGATGCATCTAAGGCAGTTGCCAAGTCTTCTGTGGTTCTTGAAATACCGAAGGAATTTAGCACAACTGGTGTCAGGAAGATTATATTCAAGTTTAGTAAAAGGAAGGAGGATTATCATAATGCATCTACTGAGGCTGCTATACCTGTGACAGCTGGGGTTGATGATGGCTTTAGTGAAGCACAGGCATGGAATCCTTTGGAATCTGATGATAGAGATCCCTTTTTATGTCCTCTAAACAGGGAACTAAAAATGTCTAAGAAGGTCACTTCTGATGCTTACCCGACAAATGTCAAGAAGCTTCTGTCGACGGGAATTTTAGAAGGAGCACGGGTGAAGTACATTTCAACTTCTAGGAAG agggagctacttggaaTCATAAAAGATTATGGATACTTGTGTGGTTGTTCACTCTGCAATTTCTCCAAA GTTCTCAGTGCTTACGAATTTGAAATGCACGCTGGGGGCAAGACTAGACACCCGAACAATCATATTTATTTGGAGAATGGAAAACCTATTTACAGGATAATTCAGGAGTTGAAGACTGCACCACTTAGTCAACTAGAAGAAGTTGTAAAAGACGTGGCTGGTTCTTCTATTAATGAGCAATATCTCGAGGCTTGGAAAG CCAAACTCTTCCTGCAGCACCATGACGTGGCTAGTGCTTACCAATATTCTCATGGAAAAGTTTCAGGGATGTATCAGTATAAGCCAAG TGATTGCAGTTCGGTGATGGAAGATGGCCTATATTCTGCTTACTCGTGTATTGACAACTTCCCTCCAAATCCACGTAGCTCTATGGAGACTGCAGAATCATGGAAGCATGTGGTTAAAAA GCCAAGGTGCAATTTTTCCAACTCAACAGTAGAGCCAAAGAAACCTGCAGAAGGTGGCACAAAAAAAAG GGATAATGACTTGCACCGATCACTGTTCATGCCAAATGGACTTCCCGATGGTACTGATTTGGCATATTATTCTAAGGGGAAG AAAGTTCTGGGGGGCTACAAGCAGGGGAATGGCATAGTCTGCAGCTGCTGTGATACTGAG ATAAGTCCTTCCCAGTTTGAGTCTCATGCTGGATGTGCAGCTAAACGTCAACC CTACCGTCACATCTACACATCCAACGGACTTACCCTACATGATATAGCATTAATGCTGGCAAATGGTCAAAGTATTGCCACCAATAACAGCGATGATATGTGTACAATATGTGGCGATGCTGGAGATCTGATTTGCTGTGAAGGGTGTCCTCGGGCTTTTCATGCAG CTTGTATAGGTCTACAGTGTACCCCGACTAGTGGTTGGCTCTGTTCATATTGTAGAGACAAATTTGTCCCTGGTAGGAAAACTGCTGGAGATGCTGGACCAATTATGATACGGTTGACAAGAGTGGTTAAAGCTCCAGAATCTGAAAGTGGTGGATGTGTTGTTTGCAG GACCCCGGACTTCAGCGTTGCCAAATTTGATGATCGGACAGTTATGCTCTGTGATCAG TGTGAGAAGGAATACCATGTTGGGTGTCTGCGGGAAAGTGGGAGGTGTGATCTGAAA GAACTCCCGAAAGATAAATGGTTTTGTTGCAATGACTGCAATAAAATTTATGTGGTACTTCAGAATTGTGTTTTGAAGGGAGCTGAGGTCATCCCAGCTTCTGCAGCAGCTGCCGTAACTAAGAAGCAAGTCCAGAAATGTTTAATGGATACAGCTACAGATGACATTCAGTGGCGTATTTTAAGTGGGAAGAGTCGCTTCCCTGATCATCTACCTCTTCTTTCCAGTGCAGCAGTAATCTTTAGG GAGCGCTTTGATCCTATTGTTGCCAAATCTGGACGAGATCTTATACCTGTTATGGTTTATGG GAGAAACATCTCAGGTCAAGAATTTGGGGGAATGTATTGCATCGTTTTGATTGTGAA GTCAGTAGTTGTATCAGCTGCTCTTCTCAGGATTTTTGGGCAAGAGGTTGCTGAACTCCCTATGGTGGCTACAAGTAGAGCAAACCAGGGCAAA GGTTATTTCCAGGCGTTATTTGGATCTATTGAAATTCTATTATCTTCGATGCATGTTAAAAACCTGGTTGTGCCAGCTGCTGAAGAGGCTAAATCCATCTGGACAAATAAACTGGGTTTCAGAAAGATGACTTATGAACGC TATCAGGAGTATTCAAGAGACTTCACGTTGACGGAATTCAAAGGGACATCAATGTTGGAGAAGGAAGTGCAGC
- the LOC101259796 gene encoding actin-depolymerizing factor 1, with protein sequence MANAASGMAVHDDCKLTFLELKTKRTHRFIVFKIEEKQKQVVVEKVGEPTQSYEDFAESLPADECRYAVYDFDFVTEENCQKSRIFFIAWSPDTARVRSKMIYASSKDRFKRELDGIQIELQATDPTEMELDVIKSRAN encoded by the exons ATG GCTAACGCAGCATCTGGGATGGCAGTGCATGATGACTGCAAATTAACGTTCTTGGAGCTGAAAACAAAAAGAACTCACCgatttattgtttttaagatAGAAGAGAAGCAAAAGCAAGTTGTGGTTGAAAAAGTTGGTGAGCCAACTCAAAGCTATGAGGACTTTGCTGAAAGTCTTCCTGCTGATGAATGCAGATATGCTGTCTACGATTTTGACTTCGTAACTGAGGAAAATTGCCAAAAAAGCAGGATCTTTTTCATCGCATG GTCCCCTGACACAGCAAGAGTGAGAAGCAAGATGATCTATGCCAGTTCAAAGGACAGATTCAAGAGAGAGCTTGACGGAATTCAGATTGAGTTGCAGGCTACTGATCCAACTGAAATGGAACTTGATGTAATTAAAAGTCGTGCAAACTAG